A portion of the Blastopirellula sediminis genome contains these proteins:
- a CDS encoding aldehyde dehydrogenase family protein — MQIDESLIRSVVAQVLAEVGSAPAATSGFTGRRGIFECAHEAVSAAREAFERLSERTVADRKQVIDIIRKIAMDQKVELGTMEMNETQIGRLAHKIEKLETLGKMTPGVEFLESKVYSGDHGLAVIEHAPFGVIGCITPVTHSLPTITGNAINMIAGGNTLVVNPHPSGKRVAVEGVRRYNEAIFRALGIDNLICVIAEPTLETADVIFHHRDVAMICVTGGPAVAKAALNSGKRAVVAGPGNPPVVVDETADLDRAARCIIQGASYDNNLLCIAEKEVFVVNSVFDDLMKAMERAGAVRLNSNEIDRLTKVAISEVEMNGKKKMVAHKDFIGKDAAVLAKAAGKSINPNVELIFGETDEHNPFVPVEQMMPFVPFVRCHDVEEAIDKAKYYEHGFRHTAIIHSNNVRNMTRMGRAMDTTLFVKNGPCMASLGLGGEGYISFSIATPTGEGVTTPLTFTRERRCSLIDDLCILGHPGKR; from the coding sequence ATGCAAATCGACGAATCCTTGATCCGAAGCGTCGTCGCTCAGGTGCTGGCCGAAGTTGGTTCGGCGCCTGCGGCCACAAGCGGTTTCACTGGTCGCCGCGGCATTTTTGAATGTGCCCACGAAGCGGTCAGCGCCGCTCGCGAAGCGTTCGAGCGACTTTCCGAGCGAACCGTCGCCGATCGCAAGCAGGTCATCGACATCATCCGCAAGATTGCGATGGACCAAAAGGTCGAGCTCGGCACGATGGAGATGAACGAAACGCAGATCGGTCGCTTGGCGCACAAGATCGAGAAGCTCGAAACGTTGGGCAAAATGACCCCCGGCGTCGAGTTCCTCGAAAGCAAGGTCTACAGCGGCGACCATGGTCTGGCCGTGATCGAACACGCTCCGTTCGGCGTCATCGGCTGCATCACTCCGGTCACCCACTCGCTGCCGACCATCACCGGTAACGCGATCAACATGATCGCCGGCGGCAACACGCTGGTCGTCAATCCGCATCCGAGCGGTAAGCGGGTCGCGGTCGAAGGGGTGCGTCGCTACAACGAAGCGATCTTCCGCGCCCTGGGAATCGACAACCTGATCTGCGTGATCGCCGAACCGACGCTGGAAACGGCCGATGTGATCTTCCATCACCGCGACGTGGCGATGATCTGCGTCACCGGCGGTCCGGCCGTCGCCAAAGCGGCCCTCAACTCGGGCAAACGCGCCGTCGTCGCCGGGCCGGGAAATCCGCCGGTTGTGGTCGACGAAACGGCCGACTTGGATCGTGCGGCTCGCTGCATCATTCAAGGCGCCTCGTACGACAACAACTTGCTCTGCATCGCCGAGAAGGAAGTCTTTGTCGTCAACTCGGTCTTCGACGACCTGATGAAGGCGATGGAACGAGCCGGCGCCGTCCGTTTGAACTCGAACGAAATTGATCGCCTGACCAAGGTGGCGATTTCGGAAGTCGAGATGAACGGCAAGAAGAAGATGGTCGCCCACAAGGACTTCATCGGCAAAGACGCCGCCGTGTTGGCCAAGGCCGCCGGCAAGAGCATCAACCCGAACGTCGAATTGATCTTCGGCGAAACCGACGAGCACAACCCGTTCGTTCCGGTCGAACAGATGATGCCGTTCGTCCCGTTCGTTCGCTGCCACGATGTGGAAGAAGCGATCGATAAGGCGAAATACTATGAACACGGCTTCCGTCACACGGCGATCATTCACTCGAACAACGTCCGCAACATGACTCGCATGGGTCGTGCGATGGATACGACGCTGTTCGTCAAGAACGGCCCCTGCATGGCGTCGCTTGGCTTGGGAGGCGAGGGTTACATCTCGTTCTCGATCGCCACGCCGACCGGCGAAGGGGTGACGACGCCGCTCACGTTTACGCGTGAACGCCGTTGCTCGCTGATTGACGACTTGTGCATCCTCGGTCACCCGGGCAAGAGATAA
- a CDS encoding EutN/CcmL family microcompartment protein has product MNLAKVVGTATSTVKHPSMQGWKLLVVQPQLIDGGPDGHPLLAVDAVGAGPGETVMITSDGQATRELLGFPKTPVRWTVIGIADE; this is encoded by the coding sequence ATGAATCTGGCGAAGGTAGTCGGTACGGCGACCAGCACGGTCAAGCATCCGTCGATGCAGGGCTGGAAGCTGCTTGTCGTGCAGCCGCAACTGATCGACGGCGGGCCTGATGGGCATCCGCTGTTGGCGGTCGATGCGGTCGGCGCCGGGCCAGGCGAAACGGTCATGATCACCAGCGACGGCCAGGCGACCCGCGAACTGTTGGGTTTTCCGAAGACGCCGGTTCGCTGGACCGTGATCGGGATCGCAGACGAATAA
- a CDS encoding EutN/CcmL family microcompartment protein, whose translation MRIAEIVGKVTLGRVHPTLQGAQLKLAVPLTLEHLRGEKDPLDDEFLVVYDPFSTGVGEQIALSEGGEAAQPFYPELKPVDAYNAAILDSVHLRDQ comes from the coding sequence ATGCGTATCGCAGAAATCGTCGGCAAGGTGACGCTCGGCAGAGTTCACCCCACGTTGCAGGGCGCCCAGCTCAAACTGGCCGTCCCTTTGACGCTGGAGCATTTGCGCGGCGAGAAAGATCCGCTCGATGATGAGTTCCTGGTGGTTTACGACCCTTTTTCGACGGGCGTCGGCGAGCAGATCGCGCTCAGCGAAGGGGGCGAAGCGGCCCAGCCGTTTTATCCCGAACTGAAGCCGGTCGACGCGTACAACGCGGCGATCCTCGATTCCGTCCACTTACGTGACCAATAA
- a CDS encoding class II aldolase/adducin family protein: MTNVHRIKQDICEIGRRIYNKGFAAANDGNITVRISENEILCTPTMQSKGFLKPEDIATIDMTGKQIAGSKPRSSEALLHLEIYQRRADVKSVVHCHPPHATAFAMAREPIPQCVLPEVEVFLGDVPITKYETPGGKAFAETILPFVDKTNIMLLANHGTVSYGETVERAYWWTEILDAYCRMLILAKQLGRIEYFTEEKERELLDLKQRWGWSDPRNTEEYKDCDICANDIFRDSWKDSLVQRKAFPAPPAMGPKAQAAAPVLGNDQEALIQAITTRVMAELAKRS; encoded by the coding sequence ATGACCAACGTTCACCGTATCAAGCAAGACATTTGTGAAATCGGCCGCCGAATCTACAACAAGGGATTCGCCGCCGCGAACGACGGTAACATTACCGTCCGCATCAGCGAGAACGAAATCCTCTGCACGCCGACGATGCAGTCGAAAGGCTTCCTGAAGCCGGAAGACATCGCCACGATCGACATGACCGGCAAGCAGATCGCCGGCAGCAAGCCGCGTTCGAGCGAAGCGTTGCTGCACTTGGAAATCTACCAGCGTCGCGCCGACGTGAAGAGCGTCGTCCACTGCCACCCGCCGCACGCGACCGCCTTCGCGATGGCTCGCGAACCGATTCCGCAATGCGTGCTGCCGGAAGTCGAAGTCTTCCTGGGCGACGTGCCGATCACCAAGTACGAAACCCCCGGCGGCAAGGCCTTCGCCGAAACGATTCTGCCGTTCGTCGACAAGACCAACATCATGCTCTTGGCGAACCACGGTACGGTCAGCTACGGCGAAACGGTCGAACGCGCCTACTGGTGGACCGAAATTCTGGACGCCTACTGCCGCATGCTGATCCTGGCGAAGCAGCTGGGCCGCATCGAATACTTCACCGAAGAAAAAGAACGCGAACTGCTCGACCTGAAGCAACGTTGGGGCTGGAGCGATCCGCGTAACACCGAAGAGTACAAGGACTGCGACATCTGCGCGAACGACATCTTCCGCGACAGCTGGAAAGATTCGCTCGTCCAGCGGAAAGCGTTCCCCGCTCCGCCGGCGATGGGCCCGAAGGCGCAAGCCGCCGCTCCGGTCCTGGGCAACGATCAGGAAGCCCTGATCCAGGCGATCACCACCCGCGTGATGGCCGAACTGGCGAAGCGTTCGTAG
- a CDS encoding lactate/malate dehydrogenase family protein, whose product MKVSIIGGGGLVGSCAAFALQCGGIAREIALLDLNADLAGGHALDLLHGAPSVADQIITSGSYEHIPDSDVICITAGLRRKPDESRLDLINRNVDLFLSILDSVKSAGVKKDAICFVVSNPVDILTYLAAQRLNLPSSQVIGLGTQLDTIRFRSLISQEMKLAPTQVKALILGEHGDSMLPVWSYATVNGLPLEKFPGWNPNKANELFERTRGSGAEVIKKKGGAGFAVGIAIRDVIETIALDKNQVMPVSSVQNGCYGIRNVALSVPTVVGRKGVVGTYELDLWPKEMQQLRHSGNVLRQTLETVLKRVGGK is encoded by the coding sequence ATGAAAGTTAGCATCATCGGCGGCGGCGGTTTGGTTGGCTCGTGTGCGGCGTTCGCGCTGCAGTGCGGCGGCATCGCTCGCGAAATCGCGCTACTCGACCTGAACGCCGATCTGGCTGGCGGTCACGCCTTGGATCTGTTGCATGGCGCCCCGAGCGTTGCCGATCAGATCATCACCTCCGGCAGCTACGAACATATTCCGGATAGCGACGTGATCTGCATCACGGCGGGTCTTCGTCGCAAGCCGGACGAAAGCCGCTTGGACCTGATCAATCGCAACGTCGACCTCTTCCTGTCGATTCTGGATAGCGTCAAAAGCGCCGGCGTGAAAAAGGACGCGATCTGCTTCGTCGTCTCGAACCCGGTCGACATTCTGACCTACCTGGCCGCGCAGCGATTGAACCTGCCGTCGAGCCAGGTGATCGGTCTTGGTACGCAGCTCGACACGATCCGCTTCCGCAGCTTGATCTCGCAAGAGATGAAGCTGGCCCCGACCCAGGTCAAAGCCCTCATCCTGGGCGAACATGGCGACAGTATGTTGCCGGTCTGGTCGTACGCGACGGTCAACGGCTTGCCGCTTGAGAAGTTCCCCGGCTGGAACCCGAACAAAGCGAACGAACTGTTTGAACGGACCCGCGGCAGCGGCGCCGAAGTGATCAAGAAGAAAGGTGGCGCCGGGTTCGCCGTCGGCATCGCCATCCGCGACGTGATCGAAACGATCGCGCTCGACAAGAACCAGGTCATGCCGGTCTCAAGCGTGCAGAACGGCTGCTACGGCATCCGCAACGTCGCCCTCAGCGTGCCGACCGTCGTTGGTCGCAAGGGGGTTGTCGGAACGTACGAACTCGACCTCTGGCCGAAAGAAATGCAACAACTGCGTCACAGCGGAAACGTGCTGCGTCAGACGCTGGAAACCGTGCTGAAGCGAGTCGGCGGGAAGTAG
- a CDS encoding tetratricopeptide repeat-containing glycosyltransferase family 2 protein, producing MSMEANPRKLSVAMIVRDAAEALAATLDSIQQIADQIVVVDTGSQDNTLALAQARGVTAISHPWQDSFSEARNFALSQVTGDWVLWLDAGETLDAIDAQELRAFVNEGADAAMAYVMIVKVPQTAGGIGSEQIGKIRLFPNNGQIRFEGRVRETPILSLAECEMQLDALPFPIRRSHLEHDPQRKSRKAVRDVQLVNLEIHEVGPSARLLICMAEAMQALGDHQNALTFYQQAGQLAEPNSTESLEAYYGVLTAYDEQEDGLDKQIQTCLAALEYYPLDAQLLCAMGGYLQSQGHLELAIRSFETAYKYGQINPETWHIEDIDQIAVSCFALATQLAGQPEEAEKILNEALAEHPLSIRLRRQIIDMHVKYARRTEAMEHVQLLPESFPNREAYRSAVRGATAAAQKNWVAARPYLETAFRNGCREALCLRWLSVTLLALGMQNEAIEILNVWRSIDAASLEPQQLLASIEQANATMSLPGESRTIRIDTSPEGARSARTADAAARKQDANQF from the coding sequence ATGAGTATGGAAGCCAATCCGCGAAAACTGTCTGTCGCCATGATTGTGCGCGACGCAGCAGAGGCCCTCGCCGCGACGCTCGACTCCATCCAACAGATCGCCGATCAGATCGTCGTGGTCGATACCGGCTCGCAAGACAATACGCTCGCCTTGGCCCAAGCCCGCGGCGTCACGGCGATTTCGCATCCGTGGCAAGACAGCTTTAGCGAGGCCCGTAACTTCGCCTTGTCGCAAGTGACCGGCGACTGGGTCCTCTGGCTCGACGCCGGCGAAACGCTCGACGCGATTGACGCCCAAGAGCTTCGCGCTTTCGTCAACGAAGGCGCCGACGCCGCCATGGCGTACGTTATGATCGTCAAGGTTCCGCAAACGGCCGGCGGCATCGGCTCGGAACAGATCGGCAAGATTCGCCTCTTCCCGAACAACGGACAGATTCGCTTTGAAGGACGCGTTCGCGAAACGCCGATCCTTTCCCTCGCCGAGTGCGAAATGCAGCTCGACGCCCTCCCCTTTCCGATTCGCCGCAGCCATCTGGAACATGATCCGCAGCGGAAGAGCCGCAAGGCGGTCCGCGACGTGCAACTGGTTAACCTCGAAATCCACGAAGTTGGACCGAGCGCTCGCCTGTTGATCTGCATGGCCGAAGCGATGCAAGCTCTGGGCGATCACCAGAACGCGCTCACCTTCTACCAACAAGCGGGCCAACTGGCCGAACCGAATTCGACCGAATCGCTCGAAGCGTATTACGGCGTGCTGACCGCCTACGACGAACAAGAAGACGGGCTCGATAAGCAAATTCAAACCTGCCTGGCCGCGCTCGAATACTATCCGCTCGACGCCCAACTGTTGTGCGCGATGGGGGGCTATCTGCAATCGCAGGGGCATCTCGAACTGGCGATTCGCTCGTTTGAAACCGCCTACAAATATGGCCAGATCAATCCCGAGACCTGGCACATCGAAGACATCGATCAAATCGCCGTCTCCTGCTTCGCCTTGGCGACGCAACTTGCCGGACAGCCGGAAGAAGCGGAAAAGATTTTGAACGAGGCGCTCGCCGAACATCCGCTTTCGATCCGCCTCCGCCGCCAGATCATCGACATGCATGTGAAGTACGCTCGTCGCACCGAAGCGATGGAGCACGTGCAACTGCTGCCGGAGAGCTTCCCGAATCGCGAAGCCTATCGAAGCGCCGTTCGCGGCGCGACGGCCGCCGCTCAAAAGAACTGGGTCGCGGCTCGGCCTTACCTCGAAACCGCCTTCCGCAACGGATGCCGCGAAGCGCTTTGCCTGCGCTGGTTGAGCGTGACGTTGCTTGCCTTGGGTATGCAGAACGAAGCGATTGAGATTCTGAACGTCTGGCGATCAATCGACGCTGCATCGCTTGAACCGCAGCAACTGCTCGCTTCGATCGAACAGGCCAACGCCACGATGAGCTTGCCTGGCGAGTCGCGCACCATCCGCATCGACACCAGCCCCGAAGGGGCCCGCAGCGCTCGCACCGCCGATGCCGCGGCGCGGAAACAAGACGCGAACCAGTTCTAA